In Calditrichota bacterium, one DNA window encodes the following:
- a CDS encoding bifunctional folylpolyglutamate synthase/dihydrofolate synthase: MGGHQDRRRQELIAYLFGLHRFGMRLGLERIEALLARLGKPQRRFASVHVAGTNGKGSTAAALASILTKAGLRTGLYTSPHLVRPEERIAIDGVPIAPEEFVELVARVRPLVDELGATFFEAITAMAFLYFAEREVEIAVVEVGMGGRLDATNVLHPLLSLITSIDLDHVEHLGATVSDIAREKAGIMKPGVPCLTSAVNAEALTVLHTVATSLRAPFHTLEELFRVTDVELEQEVTTFSLVNERVAFRGLRSPLVGEHQVSNCALAVSAAHLLSHHDARITPAAIRTGLENTRWPGRLQRIAEHPTTLVDVAHNPEAMRCVASALQLFAFRRLLVVMGVMRDKDYQAMVAAIAPLASVAIAVAPATPRALPAQEMAAAFRAHGVHTHEADSPRAGVALARRLATAEDLVLCTGSHYTVGEVLAAAEQGQ; the protein is encoded by the coding sequence TTGGGGGGACACCAGGACAGGCGCCGCCAAGAGCTGATTGCGTACCTGTTCGGATTGCATCGCTTCGGCATGCGTTTGGGGTTAGAGCGCATTGAGGCGCTTCTTGCCCGCCTCGGCAAACCCCAGCGGCGCTTTGCCAGCGTGCACGTGGCTGGCACCAATGGGAAGGGCTCGACCGCGGCGGCGCTGGCTTCCATCCTGACAAAAGCGGGGTTGCGCACAGGCCTGTATACCTCCCCGCACCTGGTGCGCCCCGAGGAACGCATTGCCATCGACGGCGTGCCCATTGCCCCCGAAGAGTTTGTGGAGCTGGTTGCGCGCGTCCGCCCCCTGGTGGATGAGTTGGGTGCCACCTTCTTTGAGGCCATCACCGCCATGGCCTTCCTCTACTTTGCCGAACGGGAAGTGGAAATCGCCGTGGTGGAGGTGGGCATGGGGGGCAGGCTGGATGCCACCAACGTGCTCCATCCCTTGCTGAGCCTGATCACCAGCATTGACCTGGATCATGTGGAACACCTGGGCGCGACGGTGAGCGATATTGCCAGGGAGAAGGCGGGCATTATGAAGCCTGGCGTCCCTTGCCTCACTTCTGCCGTGAATGCCGAAGCACTGACGGTGCTGCACACGGTGGCCACTTCGCTAAGGGCGCCTTTCCACACGCTTGAGGAGCTCTTCCGGGTGACCGACGTGGAACTGGAGCAGGAGGTGACCACTTTCTCGCTGGTGAATGAGCGAGTGGCCTTCCGGGGTTTGCGTAGCCCCCTGGTGGGAGAACACCAGGTGAGCAACTGCGCGTTGGCCGTGAGCGCTGCCCACCTCCTGTCGCACCACGACGCGCGCATTACCCCCGCGGCAATTCGTACTGGCCTGGAGAACACTCGTTGGCCAGGCCGGCTGCAGAGGATTGCAGAGCACCCGACTACGCTGGTCGACGTGGCGCACAACCCTGAGGCGATGCGCTGCGTGGCCTCGGCACTGCAGTTATTCGCCTTCCGGCGTCTGCTGGTGGTAATGGGGGTGATGCGTGACAAGGACTACCAGGCCATGGTGGCTGCCATCGCGCCTCTTGCCTCCGTGGCAATTGCCGTGGCACCGGCCACGCCTCGCGCTCTGCCTGCGCAAGAGATGGCGGCGGCCTTTCGCGCCCACGGAGTACACACGCACGAGGCGGATTCTCCTCGAGCAGGGGTAGCGCTCGCCCGTCGTCTGGCGACTGCCGAAGACCTGGTGCTTTGTACGGGCTCGCACTACACGGTGGGGGAGGTCCTGGCGGCTGCAGAGCAAGGGCAATAA